Genomic segment of Kibdelosporangium phytohabitans:
CCGGTCCCGCCGATACCCAGCACAGTCCCGAGCCGCAGGAACCGTCGAACACCGAGCATCGCCAGCTCGTGCAGGACAACCCCCGCGATGGGCGCGCCCATGCCGAACGCGGCCACGGTCACCGTTTGGCCTTGGTACGTCCCGGTCACGGCGGACAGGCCCCTGTCCTCGTTGAGGACACGGGCGTCGTCGAGCAGCGTCGCGGCCTTGGTGACACGGCCACGGTCACCGACGAGCACCGCACGGTCGGCGACCTCGTCCGCGGCGCAGCGCAGGAACCACGCGCGCTCGGTCGAGTCAGCCATTGACGGGGAGCCGCTCGAGCAGCATCGCGGTCGCGGCCTCGACGCCGCGTTCAGCGGCCTGACGGGTCTCGTCTGGGTGCTCCAGCAGGCTGGCGACCATCCCGGCGAAGAACATGTCACCCGCGCCGGTGGTGTCCACCGCGTCGATCTCGGTGCACGGGACCATGTCGTGGATGTCGCCGCGCCAGATGCGGACACCGGCCGGGCCGTGTGTCTCGGCGAGCAGCGCGTTCAGCCGGGTGCGCTCCAGCAGCGTGCGGGGCGCGACGATCCGGTCGAGGAACACGCGCTCGCGGGCGCTGAAGCTGACGACGCTGGAGCGGGCCAGGATCCGGTGCACGACGCCGGGGGAGTACGCGTCCGGGTCGCCCTTCACCCCCCACGCCAGCTGCTGGTCGTCGGTGAGCAGGTCGAGCACTTCGAGGTTGGCCGGGCGCGGGCCCACCATCAGGCACACCCAGTCGCAGTCCTTGACGATCTCGCGCTGCTGCTCGGTGAGGTTGCCCGCCGCGCGGTCGCCTGGGTCGTACACGACGACGGTCTCGCCGTCGGGACCGTAGAACAGGTAGCAGGACGGGGTGCGCACGCTGTCGGTGGAGATGCCGGAGATGTTCACGCCGTACGCGTTGAGCCGGTCGATGTACTCCTTGCCGGGCTCGTCGTCACCGACCCACGTGATGGCGTGCACCTCGTGGCCGGCGGCGGCCAGTCCACGCGCGGTGTGCGCGATGCCGCCGATGCCCGGCCACGGGTCGGACAGGCGGCGTTTGATCAAGGTGGTCCCAGCGGCCGCACGGAACTCGTCGCACTCCATCGAGTGGTCCATGCTGGCGTATCCGACGACAGCGACCTTGCTGCTCACAGTCGCTCCAATGCCTGCTCGAGCGTCACCACGGACCCGAAGTAGCGGTCGATGTCCTCCAGCGACGCCTCGGCCAGGTGCGGCCGGTTCGAGTTGGTGGCCTCTTTCACCAGAAGGATCTCATATCCCGCCGCGAAGGCGTCCTGAACAGTTGCCCGTACGCAAACATTCGTCTTCACACCCGCGATGACCAGCGTTTTCACGCCTTGTTCGCGCAGCATCAGATCGAGATCCGTCGCGTAGAACGCGGAGTAGCGGCGCTTGGGCACTTCCACTTCGTTCGGGGTGTCCAGCGGCTCGAACCCGGCCACGTACGGTGACTGGTCGTCACCGATTTCGCAGTGCACCGGGATTTTCTTGTGCTCGAAGTCGGCGAGCCCCGGCCGGTGCCGTTCCACGGCGTGCACGATCAGCCGCCGCCGCTCGCGGGCCTTGGCCAGCAGCTCGCGGCACGGGTCGAGCACTTTCACCGAATCCGGGTAGTAGGCGGGCTTGCCGGGCGCGAAGAACGCGTCCAGCACGTCGATCATCACCAACGCCACCGAGACGCCGTTGTCAACGTTGTCAGCCTTGCCTTCGTCGGCCATGGGTCAGCCCGCCCTTCGAGATTCTCCCCGAGCATCGCGGACGGCGGTGGCCGTCAGAACCGCGATGACCACAAGATACGGCAGAGTTTGGATGAGTTGGGCCGGTACTCCCGAGGTCTGCAGCCGTGCCTGTGTGGCGTCGAACACGGCGAACAGCAGGCAGGCCAGCGCGGTCGGCAGCGGCCGGGCCCGGCCGAAGTAGAACGCGGCCAGTGCGATGAACCCGCGCCCAGCCACCATGTCCTCATTGAAAAGGCCGACCTGGCCGAGGACAAGGTGCGATCCGGCGATTCCGGCGAGCGTTCCGGCGACGGTCCCGGCGATGTCGCGTATTCCGTTGGCCGGTATGCCGAGCGCGGTGGCGGCGTCGAAACCGTCGCCGGTGGCCCGTAGCCGCAGCCCGGCGGCGGTGTTGCGCAGCGACCAGGCAACGACGGGGACGAGCACGACGGCGAGCAGGAACAGCGGGTCGAGCCCGAGGACACGCGGCAACGGGTCCAGCCCGGGGACCCGCAGGGTGCCGGACACGTCGAAGACGCTGCGCAGCAGGTAGCCGATCAGCCCGCTGAGCACGATGGTGAAGCCGAGGCCCGCGATGATCTCGTTGGCGCCGAGCCTGGTCACGCACAACGACATCAGCAGCCCGACCGCACCGCCCGCGGCGGCCGCGGCGAGCACACCGAGCGCCCAGTTGCCGGTCGCGCCGGACACGAGCGCCCCGATCAGGGCGCCGACGAGCATCTGTCCTTCGAGGCCGATGTTGACCACGCCGCCGACGCGGTGCAGCAGGCCGCCCATGGCCGCGAGCGCGAGCGGTGTCCACAGCAGCAGGGCGGACGTCAGGAGGCCAGTGATCATCGCTGCCGCCACAGCCGGACGACCGCGAAGATCATCACGGTGCCGGACAACACGTCCACGATGTCCAGCGGGATGTCGCTGAACAACTGGGCCGTCGTGCCCGCCGAGGCCAGCGCGCCGAACAACACCGCGCCCAGCGTGACACCGACGGCGCTGTTGCGGCCCAGCAGCGCCACCGCGATGCCGGTGAACCCGTAACCGGGGGAGAACCCGTCCACGAACCGGTGCACGACACCGAGCGCGTGCGCGGCGCCGCCCAGCCCGGCGATCGCGCCGGAGACCAGCATCGACACGATGATCACGCGGCCGACGCGGATGCCTTGCGCGGCACTGAACCTCGGGTTGAGCCCGGTCTGGCGCAGCTCGTAGCCCAGCACCGAGTGCTTGATCCACAGCGCGTAGAGCAGGACCAGGGCCAACGCGACGAGCACGCCGGCGGTGAGCCCGTACGGCGGGAGCAGGTCCGGCAGCCACGAGCCCTGCGGGATCAGCGTCGTCGCGGAGTTCGCGACTCCCTTGGCCTGCAGGAAGGTCGTGACGAGCCAGCCGGTGACCCCGGAGACCACGAAGTTGAACATCAACGTGGTGACCACCTCGTCGACGTTCCACCGCGCCTTGAGCCATCCCGGCAGCGCGCTGACCAGCACTCCGGCCAGTGCGCCCGCCACCATCCCGGCGAGCAGGCCGGCGTGCAGCGCGACGGTCGCGGCGATCAGGCCACCGAAGACGAACCCGCCTTCGACGCCGACGTTGAAGACCCCGGCGCGGAACGCGATCGCCGTGGCCAGCCCGGTGAACAGCAGGGGAGTGGCCGCGCTGAGGGTCGCGGCGATCCGGTCGGTGCCGCCGAACGCCTCGCGCACCAGCAGCTGGTAGAACTCCACCGGGTTGTGCCCGGTCGCCAGCAGCACGGTCCCGCCGATCACCAACGCGATCACGAACGGCACCACAGCCCGGACCGCACTGGTCAAAGCTCGTGAGTACTTGG
This window contains:
- a CDS encoding cysteine hydrolase family protein, with translation MADEGKADNVDNGVSVALVMIDVLDAFFAPGKPAYYPDSVKVLDPCRELLAKARERRRLIVHAVERHRPGLADFEHKKIPVHCEIGDDQSPYVAGFEPLDTPNEVEVPKRRYSAFYATDLDLMLREQGVKTLVIAGVKTNVCVRATVQDAFAAGYEILLVKEATNSNRPHLAEASLEDIDRYFGSVVTLEQALERL
- a CDS encoding carbohydrate kinase family protein, which codes for MSSKVAVVGYASMDHSMECDEFRAAAGTTLIKRRLSDPWPGIGGIAHTARGLAAAGHEVHAITWVGDDEPGKEYIDRLNAYGVNISGISTDSVRTPSCYLFYGPDGETVVVYDPGDRAAGNLTEQQREIVKDCDWVCLMVGPRPANLEVLDLLTDDQQLAWGVKGDPDAYSPGVVHRILARSSVVSFSARERVFLDRIVAPRTLLERTRLNALLAETHGPAGVRIWRGDIHDMVPCTEIDAVDTTGAGDMFFAGMVASLLEHPDETRQAAERGVEAATAMLLERLPVNG
- a CDS encoding ABC transporter permease; its protein translation is MITGLLTSALLLWTPLALAAMGGLLHRVGGVVNIGLEGQMLVGALIGALVSGATGNWALGVLAAAAAGGAVGLLMSLCVTRLGANEIIAGLGFTIVLSGLIGYLLRSVFDVSGTLRVPGLDPLPRVLGLDPLFLLAVVLVPVVAWSLRNTAAGLRLRATGDGFDAATALGIPANGIRDIAGTVAGTLAGIAGSHLVLGQVGLFNEDMVAGRGFIALAAFYFGRARPLPTALACLLFAVFDATQARLQTSGVPAQLIQTLPYLVVIAVLTATAVRDARGESRRAG
- a CDS encoding ABC transporter permease, which codes for MSVSAGSNRTKYSRALTSAVRAVVPFVIALVIGGTVLLATGHNPVEFYQLLVREAFGGTDRIAATLSAATPLLFTGLATAIAFRAGVFNVGVEGGFVFGGLIAATVALHAGLLAGMVAGALAGVLVSALPGWLKARWNVDEVVTTLMFNFVVSGVTGWLVTTFLQAKGVANSATTLIPQGSWLPDLLPPYGLTAGVLVALALVLLYALWIKHSVLGYELRQTGLNPRFSAAQGIRVGRVIIVSMLVSGAIAGLGGAAHALGVVHRFVDGFSPGYGFTGIAVALLGRNSAVGVTLGAVLFGALASAGTTAQLFSDIPLDIVDVLSGTVMIFAVVRLWRQR